TCGAGAAGAAAGAGACGGAGACGCTCGTCGCCTCACGCATAGAGGAGATAGAGCGCAAACGCAGGGTCGAGGACGAAAAGGTAAAGGCGGACCTCGAAGATATAAAGAGGTCCGTCGTCGATGAAGAAGACATAAGGAAGAGGATCGAGGAGCTGAAGCGAGAGCTCGCCTCCGCCCGGACCACCGACCTGGAGGTCGAGGCCAGGACCCCGCTGCCCACACCCTCGCAGAGGGTTACTCGCGAGCTTTTCGACCTCGAGTTCAAGGCCTACTATAACGAGGTCGGGGCCAGGATACAGTCCATGTGGGTGTATCCGGGAGAGCCGCAAAAGGGGCTTGAGGGGTGGGTGTCCATAAAGATAGGGAGGGACGGGGACCTGAAGGAAGTGAAGATCGAAAAGAGTTCGGGCAACGGCATCTTCGACGGCTCGGCCATAAGGGCGGTAAAGAAGGCCGCCCCCTTCCCGCCGCTGCCGGAGGGGATACGG
The DNA window shown above is from Thermodesulfobacteriota bacterium and carries:
- a CDS encoding cell envelope integrity protein TolA, producing MQGILNQRQPGLARMVKFSFLLHVVVISLSLIAVRLTPPKVFVTPVYSVNLVDPALFKPKPVKKKVVKKTVAAKKKPAVKKKVVKKKAAKKPSPKPEPKVSVAAAIGKIEKDVEKKETETLVASRIEEIERKRRVEDEKVKADLEDIKRSVVDEEDIRKRIEELKRELASARTTDLEVEARTPLPTPSQRVTRELFDLEFKAYYNEVGARIQSMWVYPGEPQKGLEGWVSIKIGRDGDLKEVKIEKSSGNGIFDGSAIRAVKKAAPFPPLPEGIRGDFLEIGVRFHPGGAREVL